A genomic segment from Aegilops tauschii subsp. strangulata cultivar AL8/78 chromosome 1, Aet v6.0, whole genome shotgun sequence encodes:
- the LOC141027987 gene encoding uncharacterized protein: METRKANAKFVSSIAAQEKLKTEFDAERKAWAEEKAALVTRAEQAEKALAEKTVELSSLKRQVSQMVAAIFGSRSANLNQSVVTKLKAVYTLVEQLYTGSQRALAVVALSNEVPTHLAEVLRRLAVLPQRIQELRRASARAGAIAALSRAKAFLPELDPADIALGYPSLKEDGSAFDQKDFAACVKAVRPVATIIGNDTDLTKYQPGYNAENQRIPTPRYEAINLIPPARQHTFAPEINPAGLIDEEAQFEALRGIDWKSSTFEVLGSTGAENEPGTSTQQAS; the protein is encoded by the exons atggagacccggaaggcaaacgccaagtttgtctccagcatcgccgctcaggagaaactgaagaccgaatttgatgctgagcggaaggcctgggctgaggagaaagccgcactggtaacccgggcggaacaggcggagaaggcacTCGCTGAAAAAACCGTCGAGCTCTccagcctaaagcgccaggtgtcccaaatggtagccgccatcttcg gttccagaagcgccaacctgaaccagagcgtggtcaccaagttaaaggccgtgtacaccctggtggaacagctctacaccgggtcacagcgggccttagctgtggtggccctatcgaatgaggtgccaactcatctggccgaagtcctgcgccggctcgcagttctgccgcagcggatccaggagctacgacgagcatccgcaagagccggagcaatcgccgcgctgagccgggccaaagcattcttgccggagctagacccggcagacatcgccctgggctaccccagcctgaaagaagacggctcagcgttcgaccagaaggatttcgcggcgtgtgtgaaggctgtgcgcccggtggccaccatcatcgggaatgacaccgacttaaccaagtatcagccgggatacaacgcggagaatcagaggattccaacccctcgctatgaagctatcaatctgattcctccggctcgccagcacaccttcgccccggagattaacccggccgggttaatcgacgaagaagcccagttcgaagctctccgcggcatcgactggaagtcgtcaaccttcgaggtcttgggatcaaccggagcagaaaacgagccggggacttcaacccagcaggcatcataa